A stretch of the Papaver somniferum cultivar HN1 chromosome 6, ASM357369v1, whole genome shotgun sequence genome encodes the following:
- the LOC113290721 gene encoding uncharacterized protein LOC113290721 has product MDQKLQLLLDRSELFHDNHQEREINHTINHEVGVGFRHNHNHQVIPNHPTDEGVFPNYRPKVDFPRFDGVNLRAWICKCKKYFFLHQDYQEGKGAIYWDDFIIDVCTRFQELGHDSVVGEFNKLDQTGRVLEYQEQFEEVKALMLAKNKSLTEDYFIHSFVTGLKEYLRMVVQMFTPTTLQQVIFLARRQECIMDKYAHSQPKFTNRLSYESNTLPTSTKASTLTPLVTSPTVTSPTTSPKMPPLKKLTYAKMREKREKGLCYNCDEFYTKGHKCIKQQLYMIVAGDEEGLHSAEVGEGSIPTIMKLEEKMEISFHALDGNISHTSIKIKGRVKGHELTILVESGSTHSFLDPSVAKRCGTNILPTQTLQVTVADGNKLLSQAKCPGFTWVMQGNTLSRDLHLLELGGCDMVLGVDWMRELSPMLFDFKKLTITFQHQGKNIELVGHTEEATVSIMNVTAPSTDIAAPIAEVLDQFSSVFQLPTSLPPQRAHDHHIPLSPNSVPPNQRPYHVPFVQKSVLEKLVQEMLIDGFIQPSHSPLSSPVLLVKKKDDDWRFCVDYHKLNSMTIKDKYPIPIIDELLAELRGSKIFKLDLQSGYHQILVHPPDIQKTAFRTHHDHFEFCVMPFGLTNAPSTFQSPMNDIFKPHLRKFILVFFYDILIYSPDLTSHCTHLRIALSLLQQHSLFVKCSKCCFGQPQVEYLGHIISHAGVAIDPAKIECMLKCPRPTTLKGLRGFLGLT; this is encoded by the exons ATGGATCAGAAATTGCAACTATTACTGGATCGATCTGAGTTATTTCATGACAACCACCAGGAACGGGAAATAAATCATACCATAAATCATGAGGTTGGTGTGGGTTTCAGACATAATCATAATCACCAAGTCATTCCAAACCATCCAACAGATGAAGGGGTATTTCCTAATTACAGACCAAAGGTAGATTTTCCTCGTTTTGACGGCGTTAACCTCAGAGCTTGGATTTGTAAATGCAAGAAGTACTTCTTCCTACACCAGGACTATCAAGAAGGTAAGGGTGCTATTTATTGGGATGATTTTATTATAGATGTTTGTACAAGGTTTCAAGAATTGGGTCATGATAGTGTTGTAGGAGAATTTAACAAGCTAGATCAAACTGGTAGGGTTTTGGAATATCAAGAACAATTTGAAGAAGTTAAAGCATTGATGTTAGCTAAGAATAAGTCCCTTACCGAGGATTATTTCATTCATAGTTTTGTTACTGGACTGAAAGAATACTTAAGAATGGTTGTACAAATGTTTACCCCTACTACACTACAACAAGTTATATTCTTAGCTAGAAGACAGGAATGTATTATGGACAAGTATGCTCACTCTCAACCAAAGTTTACCAACAGGCTTTCTTATGAGAGTAATACTCTGCCCACCTCCACTAAGGCCTCTACTCTGACACCATTGGTCACTTCCCCAACTGTTACTAGCCCTACTACCAGCCCAAAAATGCCACCTTTGAAGAAACTCACCTATGCAAAAATGAgggaaaaaagagagaaaggacTCTGTTACAACTGCGATGAATTTTATACCAAGGGACATAAGTGTATTAAGCAACAGTTGTACATGATAGTAGCTGGTGATGAGGAAGGACTTCATTCTGCAGAAGTTGGAGAAGGATCCATCCCAACTATTATGAAATTAGAAGAGAAAATGGAGATCTCATTCCATGCCTTGGATGGTAATATCTCTCACACCTCTATTAAGATTAAAGGACGGGTGAAGGGACATGAGCTGACTATTTTAGTGGAGAGTGGTAGCACCCACAGTTTTCTTGATCCATCAGTTGCTAAACGGTGTGGCACAAATATACTTCCTACCCAGACATTACAAGTTACAGTGGCAGATGGGAATAAACTGTTGAGTCAAGCTAAGTGTCCTGGATTTACATGGGTTATGCAAGGAAATACCCTCTCTCGTGATTTGCATCTCCTAGAATTGGGTGGCTGTGATATGGTTCTCGGGGTCGATTGGATGCGAGAGTTGAGTCCAATGCTATTTGATTTCAAGAAACTGACCATTACGTTTCAACACCAGGGTAAAAATATTGAGTTAGTTGGTCACACGGAGGAAGCTACTGTTTCTATCATGAATG TTACGGCTCCTTCAACTGATATTGCTGCTCCAATTGCTGAAGTCTTGGATCAGTTTTCTTCAGTCTTTCAACTTCCAACTTCACTTCCTCCGCAACGGGCACATGATCACCATATACCATTGTCACCCAACTCAGTCCCACCAAATCAGAGGCCCTACCATGTTCCATTTGTGCAGAAGTCAGTTCTTGAGAAACTAGTGCAAGAGATGCTCATAGATGGGTTTATCCAACCTAGCCACAGTCCGCTTTCTTCTCCGGTGCTGTTGGtaaagaaaaaagatgatgaCTGGCGTTTCTGCGTGGACTATCATAAGCTGAACtccatgaccatcaaagataaGTATCCTATTCCTATTATTGATGAGTTGCTTGCAGAGCTTCGTGGCTCTAAAATCTTTAAACTAGACCTTCAATCTGGATATCACCAGATTTTAGTCCACCCTCCAGACATACAAAAAACTGCTTTCCGTACACACCATGACCATTTTGAATTTTGTGTCATGCCTTTCGGGCTCACCAATGCCCCGTCAACATTTCAATCACCAATGAACGACATTTTCAAACCTCATCTTAGGAAAttcatccttgttttcttctATGATATATTGATTTATAGTCCTGACTTAACATCACATTGCACTCACCTTCGTATTGCACtgtctcttctacaacaacaTTCACTCTTCGTCAAGTGTAGTAAATGTTGTTTTGGACAGCCTCAGGTCGAATATCTAGGTCATATCATTAGTCACGCAGGGGTCGCTATTGACCCTGCTAAAATTGAGTGTATGTTAAAGTGTCCTAGACCTACAACTCTCAAGGGTCTGCGTGGTTTCTTAGGTTTAACATGA